A genomic segment from Polyangium mundeleinium encodes:
- a CDS encoding L,D-transpeptidase produces MRASSFLATVAITSLATGCPLLEPTMSQDVASPAPDTLPKTAPLPALATPVPAPAPPPAPLPAAAPAAAPPAEATVDTPDLPPDPAAPANLALTEPEAPALPEEPEEPVEPTKEPPKKPEAEVFELASVAKETWIYAEPRWRSRRIGYLRAGAIVTRDEKPKSRANCEGGWYHIKPRGYVCVGTNATLDIHHPVVEAAATRPSREGLPYTYVMSRNPSPHLYARLPTDAELRVVEPDLASHLRKVTQTALDPQFVPLPPPDPTPGALLYGFAAPPLAGVSRGANTLVVGRAKGRSGFALLSTFDHEERRYGLTTELAVLPLDRTRVVRTSPFQGLPLDEATLPVAFVKSRHAMRYTSANGGLGGATKLGHREAVPLTGKSMRSGGAAYLEARDGSWVREDQVVRIDPMTRPPGWALAGQKWIDVSILKQSLVAYEGTKPVYVTLVSTGADGLGDPKKTHSTIQGVFRIHTKHVSVTMDGDEVGDEFDLRDVPFVQYFNEGYALHAAYWHDDFGTPRSHGCVNLAPRDAAWLFGWTTPEVPAAWHAGLSLRSGTVIYTHP; encoded by the coding sequence ATGCGGGCCTCATCGTTCCTCGCCACCGTGGCCATCACGAGCCTCGCGACGGGTTGTCCGTTGCTCGAGCCGACCATGAGCCAGGACGTGGCCTCCCCCGCGCCGGATACGCTCCCCAAAACGGCGCCGCTGCCCGCCCTTGCCACGCCGGTGCCGGCCCCCGCGCCGCCCCCGGCCCCGCTGCCGGCCGCAGCACCCGCGGCCGCGCCGCCCGCCGAGGCGACCGTGGATACGCCGGATCTGCCGCCGGATCCGGCCGCGCCCGCGAATCTCGCGCTCACCGAGCCGGAGGCGCCCGCCCTGCCCGAAGAGCCGGAAGAGCCCGTCGAGCCGACAAAAGAGCCGCCGAAAAAGCCCGAGGCCGAGGTCTTCGAGCTCGCGAGTGTCGCAAAAGAAACCTGGATCTACGCCGAACCCCGCTGGCGGAGCCGCCGCATCGGATACCTGCGGGCCGGCGCGATTGTCACGCGCGACGAGAAGCCGAAGAGCCGCGCGAATTGTGAAGGCGGCTGGTACCACATCAAGCCCCGCGGCTACGTGTGTGTCGGGACGAACGCGACGCTCGACATTCATCACCCGGTGGTGGAAGCCGCCGCGACGCGGCCCTCGCGCGAGGGTTTGCCCTACACGTATGTGATGTCACGCAATCCGTCGCCGCACCTCTATGCGCGCCTCCCGACCGACGCCGAGCTGCGCGTCGTGGAGCCGGATCTCGCGAGCCACCTGCGCAAAGTCACGCAGACAGCGCTCGATCCGCAGTTCGTCCCGCTCCCGCCGCCGGATCCCACGCCAGGCGCCCTGCTCTACGGCTTCGCGGCGCCGCCGCTCGCCGGCGTGTCGCGCGGCGCGAACACGCTCGTCGTCGGGCGCGCCAAGGGCCGGTCGGGGTTTGCCTTGCTGTCAACGTTCGATCACGAGGAGCGTCGTTATGGCCTGACGACGGAGCTCGCCGTCCTTCCGCTCGATCGCACGCGGGTCGTCCGGACGTCCCCGTTCCAGGGTTTGCCCCTCGATGAGGCGACCCTGCCGGTGGCCTTCGTGAAGAGCCGGCACGCTATGCGGTATACGTCCGCGAACGGCGGCCTCGGCGGGGCCACGAAGCTCGGCCACCGCGAGGCCGTGCCGCTCACGGGGAAATCGATGCGTTCCGGCGGCGCTGCATACCTCGAAGCGCGGGACGGATCGTGGGTGCGCGAGGATCAGGTGGTGCGCATCGACCCGATGACGCGGCCGCCGGGCTGGGCGCTCGCGGGGCAGAAATGGATCGACGTGTCGATCCTGAAGCAAAGCCTCGTGGCCTACGAGGGGACGAAGCCGGTCTACGTGACGCTCGTGAGCACGGGCGCGGACGGACTCGGCGACCCGAAAAAGACGCATTCGACCATCCAGGGCGTCTTCCGCATCCACACGAAGCACGTGAGCGTCACGATGGACGGCGACGAGGTGGGCGACGAGTTCGACCTGCGCGACGTGCCGTTCGTGCAGTACTTCAACGAGGGATACGCGCTCCACGCGGCCTACTGGCACGACGATTTCGGGACGCCCCGGAGCCACGGCTGCGTGAACCTCGCGCCGAGGGACGCGGCGTGGCTGTTCGGCTGGACAACCCCTGAGGTGCCCGCAGCGTGGCACGCGGGGCTCTCGCTGCGGAGCGGGACGGTCATCTATACCCATCCGTGA
- a CDS encoding YkgJ family cysteine cluster protein: MPEPLKNRFTFELGTPEGTLRANLAIPAEPMRLADLSRLVMPLDDQIVALGVKRHLPTLGAISCKKGCDSCCYQLVPISPPEAFMIHDLVAAMPEARQEEVLTRVVDAEAALESFGLDEASFSGMANDDALRKLLIEWHHQSVACPFLENGACTAYTSRPSGCREYLVTSPAENCTKLGEAVVRRMPVSIRMSLALSRVAARLLGGEPTIFPLTLAIGWAEAHEEEGQRRFDGFMLVNMLLEELSGGNPADKPS, translated from the coding sequence ATGCCGGAACCCTTGAAAAACAGGTTTACCTTCGAGCTCGGCACGCCCGAGGGCACGCTGCGCGCGAACCTCGCCATCCCGGCCGAGCCGATGCGGCTCGCGGATCTCTCGCGGCTGGTGATGCCGCTCGACGACCAGATCGTCGCGCTCGGCGTCAAGAGACACCTGCCGACCCTCGGGGCGATCTCGTGCAAGAAGGGCTGCGATTCCTGCTGTTACCAGCTCGTGCCCATCTCGCCGCCCGAGGCGTTCATGATCCACGATCTCGTGGCGGCGATGCCCGAGGCGCGGCAGGAGGAGGTGCTCACGCGGGTCGTCGACGCCGAGGCAGCGCTCGAATCGTTCGGGCTCGACGAGGCCTCGTTCTCGGGGATGGCAAACGACGACGCGCTGCGGAAGTTGCTCATCGAGTGGCATCACCAGAGCGTCGCGTGTCCGTTCCTCGAAAACGGCGCGTGCACGGCGTACACCTCGCGCCCCTCGGGCTGCCGCGAGTATCTCGTTACGTCGCCGGCGGAGAACTGCACGAAGCTCGGTGAGGCCGTGGTCCGGCGGATGCCGGTCTCGATTCGCATGTCGCTCGCGCTCTCGCGCGTGGCTGCCCGCCTGCTCGGCGGCGAGCCCACGATCTTCCCGCTCACGCTGGCCATCGGCTGGGCCGAGGCGCACGAGGAGGAGGGCCAGCGCCGATTCGACGGCTTCATGCTGGTGAACATGCTGCTGGAGGAGCTTTCCGGGGGAAACCCCGCGGACAAACCGTCCTGA
- a CDS encoding alpha/beta hydrolase, whose translation MRHLLSAVTFGSCLTLFGCAARVPVPSPAAAPPGAIVIGQSFVMDSAELGEPRRITVYLPPDYTESSQRYPVVYLLDGGVAEDFHHITGIVQVSVANEIMEPVIVIGIENTERRRDLTGPTENEKDKAIAPRVGGSSRFRAFLTSELVPRIERDYRTSGERGLMGESLAGLFVLETLFEDPGAFGTYIAVSPSLWWNDGFVLRQAEPRLKSLAVLGKTLYLTVGGVEDNTKETEQLAEILRRHAPSGLAWHYAPLPAEAHNTVYHIGAVNALRLLYARKREAGGGG comes from the coding sequence ATGCGCCATCTCCTCTCCGCGGTGACCTTCGGCTCCTGCCTGACCCTCTTCGGCTGCGCCGCGCGCGTTCCCGTGCCGAGCCCCGCTGCCGCGCCGCCGGGGGCCATCGTCATTGGCCAATCGTTCGTCATGGACTCGGCGGAGCTCGGCGAGCCGCGTCGAATCACGGTCTATCTGCCGCCGGATTACACGGAGAGCAGCCAGCGATACCCCGTGGTCTATCTGCTCGACGGTGGCGTGGCGGAGGATTTTCATCATATCACCGGCATCGTCCAGGTCTCCGTGGCGAACGAGATCATGGAGCCGGTGATCGTCATCGGAATCGAGAATACCGAGCGCCGGCGCGACCTGACGGGCCCCACGGAGAACGAGAAGGACAAGGCGATCGCGCCGCGCGTCGGCGGTTCGTCCCGGTTCCGCGCCTTCCTGACGAGCGAGCTCGTCCCGCGGATCGAGCGTGACTATCGGACCAGCGGGGAGCGGGGCCTCATGGGCGAATCGCTCGCGGGGCTTTTTGTCCTGGAGACGTTGTTCGAGGATCCGGGCGCGTTCGGAACGTACATCGCGGTGAGCCCGAGCCTGTGGTGGAATGATGGTTTCGTGCTAAGGCAGGCCGAGCCGCGCTTGAAGAGCCTGGCCGTGCTGGGGAAAACGCTGTACCTGACGGTCGGCGGCGTCGAGGACAACACGAAGGAAACCGAGCAGCTCGCCGAAATCCTGCGCCGGCATGCGCCTTCGGGTCTGGCATGGCATTATGCCCCGCTTCCAGCGGAGGCGCACAATACCGTGTACCATATTGGCGCAGTGAATGCATTGCGGCTTCTCTATGCGCGGAAGCGTGAGGCTGGGGGTGGAGGCTAG
- a CDS encoding carboxypeptidase-like regulatory domain-containing protein, with the protein MHLPTNQKKPFFRSPAGWATLGTVPVLALGAFFLWPSASPSHAADAQDASVPDARAKYVNRGLFPSDEPGDEQARTITGKVYSIDGQPLAGVQVSATSFAIAGNLPTTVASLETDADGRFEMRLADGTYQLVANKSGYGPSFVPAQTGESVSLVLTKSGTVRGRVLDADRAPMQRFVIDVLTAAPDSFAAPMPLFSKRFEGTDGTFEVSEFPAWPVVIRATAVDHAPAFSNAIHLEKPGDTREVELLLGDGCVLEGTVKDGSGRPLADVFVDAEARFPGGVSEVSMEAASRTESDGEGRFRLEHAPSGKVVLRGYDSEHAPSTVVVEVAADCKPSKSLDLVMSDGGSISGVARKSDGSPLPGARLTLMQRAVGFVNVIADEEGQFRFDSIPPGNTRLELVYGNQRTSAAVRVEEGAVTERDITVHPTGQGEIRGRITAGGAPLAGVQVLVATNRGREQGLDVRFPVTDKDGVYKLAGLPGGHYAVNVVTSAKTEGVQVEEGQVAVLDLDIAEPPKTGARAEAE; encoded by the coding sequence ATGCACCTGCCCACGAACCAGAAAAAGCCTTTCTTTCGCTCCCCTGCCGGATGGGCCACGCTCGGGACCGTGCCGGTCCTCGCCCTCGGCGCATTCTTTCTCTGGCCTTCCGCCTCGCCGAGCCACGCCGCCGACGCGCAAGACGCCTCGGTACCTGACGCCCGCGCCAAATACGTCAATCGCGGCCTCTTCCCCTCCGACGAGCCGGGCGACGAGCAGGCAAGGACGATCACCGGAAAAGTTTATTCGATCGACGGACAGCCCCTCGCAGGCGTGCAGGTCTCGGCCACGAGCTTCGCCATTGCGGGCAACCTCCCGACCACGGTCGCGTCGCTCGAGACCGACGCCGACGGCCGCTTCGAGATGCGCCTCGCCGACGGCACCTATCAGCTCGTCGCGAACAAGAGCGGATACGGGCCCTCGTTCGTGCCCGCGCAGACCGGCGAGAGCGTCAGCCTGGTGTTGACGAAAAGCGGCACCGTCCGGGGCCGCGTGCTCGACGCCGATCGCGCGCCGATGCAGCGCTTCGTGATCGACGTGCTCACCGCCGCGCCCGATAGCTTCGCCGCGCCCATGCCGCTCTTTTCCAAGCGATTCGAGGGGACCGACGGCACGTTCGAGGTTTCCGAGTTCCCGGCCTGGCCCGTCGTCATTCGCGCGACCGCGGTGGACCACGCCCCGGCGTTTTCGAATGCCATCCACCTCGAAAAACCGGGCGACACGCGCGAGGTCGAGCTCCTCCTCGGCGACGGCTGCGTCCTCGAAGGGACGGTGAAAGACGGCTCCGGGCGCCCGCTCGCGGACGTCTTCGTGGACGCCGAGGCGCGCTTCCCCGGCGGCGTGAGCGAGGTCTCGATGGAGGCCGCGAGCCGCACCGAGAGCGACGGGGAGGGCCGCTTCCGCCTCGAGCATGCCCCCTCGGGCAAGGTCGTCCTTCGCGGCTACGACAGCGAGCACGCGCCGAGCACGGTCGTCGTCGAGGTGGCAGCGGATTGCAAGCCGTCGAAGTCCCTCGACCTCGTCATGTCGGACGGCGGCAGCATCAGCGGCGTGGCGCGCAAGAGCGACGGCAGCCCGCTCCCCGGCGCGCGGCTCACGCTCATGCAGCGCGCGGTCGGGTTCGTCAACGTGATCGCCGACGAGGAGGGGCAATTCCGATTCGATTCGATTCCGCCGGGCAACACGCGCCTCGAGCTCGTGTATGGCAATCAGCGCACGTCGGCCGCGGTGCGCGTGGAGGAAGGGGCCGTCACGGAGCGCGACATCACGGTTCACCCGACGGGCCAGGGCGAGATTCGTGGCCGCATCACGGCGGGCGGCGCGCCGCTCGCAGGCGTCCAGGTCCTCGTCGCGACGAACCGCGGCCGCGAGCAGGGGCTCGATGTCCGGTTTCCCGTGACGGACAAGGACGGCGTCTACAAGCTCGCCGGGCTCCCGGGGGGCCATTATGCCGTAAACGTGGTCACGTCCGCGAAGACCGAGGGTGTCCAGGTCGAGGAGGGCCAGGTCGCCGTTCTGGACCTCGATATCGCCGAGCCGCCCAAGACGGGCGCGCGCGCCGAAGCGGAATGA
- a CDS encoding expansin EXLX1 family cellulose-binding protein produces the protein MSYRTIGTLRFSYGVCLAAALALLVGCGGSGGGGDGDGGSGGNGNGGNGNGGSGAGAGGSGNGGAGAGSTGSGFGACDNAPTFEGEGTYYAATGSGACSFDVSSDSPLLVGAMNAEDYANSGVCGACAHLTGPNGEVTVRIVDLCPECVHGDIDLSPDAFALLAPLEKGRIPISWQFVPCDGAGPIRYHFKEGSNQWWTAVQIRNHRNAIAKFEWKSDDGAWHEVQRLDYNYFVEDNGMGPGPYTIRVTDVYGSVLEDSGIPFLEAGDSPGQGQFPACGM, from the coding sequence ATGTCTTATCGAACGATCGGGACGTTGCGCTTTTCCTATGGCGTGTGCCTCGCGGCTGCTCTTGCGCTCCTGGTCGGATGCGGCGGAAGCGGAGGCGGCGGAGACGGCGACGGCGGAAGCGGTGGAAACGGCAACGGCGGCAACGGCAACGGCGGCAGCGGCGCGGGTGCGGGCGGAAGCGGCAACGGCGGCGCGGGCGCGGGCAGCACCGGCTCCGGGTTCGGCGCTTGCGACAATGCGCCGACCTTCGAGGGTGAGGGCACCTATTACGCCGCGACCGGCTCCGGCGCGTGCAGCTTCGATGTCTCCTCGGATTCGCCGCTGCTCGTCGGCGCCATGAACGCCGAGGATTATGCGAATTCGGGGGTCTGCGGCGCTTGCGCGCATCTCACAGGGCCGAACGGCGAGGTCACCGTGCGTATCGTCGATCTCTGCCCCGAGTGCGTGCACGGCGACATCGACCTCTCGCCCGACGCCTTTGCCTTGCTCGCGCCGCTCGAAAAGGGCCGCATCCCGATCTCGTGGCAGTTCGTCCCCTGCGACGGCGCCGGGCCGATCCGTTACCATTTCAAGGAGGGCTCGAACCAGTGGTGGACCGCGGTGCAGATTCGCAACCACCGGAACGCCATCGCCAAATTCGAGTGGAAGAGCGACGACGGCGCCTGGCACGAGGTCCAGAGGCTCGATTACAACTATTTCGTCGAGGACAACGGCATGGGCCCGGGGCCGTACACGATCCGCGTGACCGACGTCTACGGCAGCGTGCTCGAAGACAGCGGGATCCCCTTCCTTGAGGCCGGCGATTCGCCCGGCCAGGGGCAGTTCCCCGCCTGCGGGATGTAA
- a CDS encoding alpha-amylase family glycosyl hydrolase: MQGPELPPWWARTTVYQIYPRSFLDTNGDGIGDLPGIVRKLDWLRDLGVETLWICPFYGSPQQDLGYDVSDYDAVAPEYGTRDDVRRLLDEAHARGMRVLADMVLNHTSIEHPWFRASRSSRTNPKRNWYLWRPGRKPGGKAPPNNWRSLVGPRGWHWDERTQEWYWASFLPFQPDLDYRNPEVQEAMLGVVRRWLAFGFDGLRLDIFHAIFKDEWFEDNPFSTRLLPSEDDPDGFLQSYRRTLHHPETIAFARTLRRVANEFQDPPRFLVGEVFGQPSTLRRYCEGGVGGVAPLAGADPPTVDSGDGLHSVFLFKAMRAPFTAAGFRELVLEFEREMPAPLVPTWVFGNHDRSRRGERLGYHPEREKLSAAVQLTARGIPFVYYGEEIGMRDLNLPLATAKDPLARMYRFLPDIVARKLHAAGVLLNRDACRTPMQWSAAPNAGFTVPGVAPWLPVHPASETINVEAEERDPASILHCYKRLLRLRKEHPALQAGSLELYPEHVLPPEVLAYRRTFGDDVVDVLLHFDDATRRVRIPGDCHVPLVSSYPAPLPIREGEAVLRPYEALMLGR; this comes from the coding sequence ATGCAAGGGCCCGAGCTTCCGCCCTGGTGGGCACGGACGACCGTCTACCAGATTTACCCCCGCTCCTTTCTCGATACGAACGGCGACGGAATCGGGGATCTGCCGGGGATCGTGCGGAAGCTCGACTGGCTCCGGGATCTCGGCGTCGAGACGCTGTGGATCTGCCCCTTTTACGGCAGCCCCCAGCAGGATCTCGGCTACGACGTCTCCGATTACGACGCTGTCGCGCCCGAGTACGGCACGCGGGACGACGTCCGGCGTCTGCTCGACGAGGCCCACGCGCGTGGAATGCGCGTCCTCGCGGACATGGTCCTGAACCATACCTCGATCGAGCATCCCTGGTTTCGCGCGTCCCGTTCCAGCCGGACGAACCCGAAACGAAATTGGTACCTCTGGCGGCCCGGCAGGAAGCCCGGCGGGAAGGCGCCGCCGAACAACTGGCGCTCGCTCGTCGGGCCGCGCGGCTGGCATTGGGACGAACGCACGCAAGAATGGTACTGGGCGAGCTTCTTGCCGTTCCAGCCCGACCTCGATTATCGCAACCCCGAGGTCCAGGAGGCCATGCTCGGCGTCGTCCGGCGGTGGCTCGCGTTTGGCTTCGACGGCCTCCGGCTCGATATCTTCCACGCGATCTTCAAGGACGAATGGTTCGAGGACAACCCCTTCTCGACCCGCCTTCTCCCGAGCGAGGACGACCCCGACGGGTTCTTGCAATCCTACCGGCGCACGCTCCACCACCCGGAGACCATTGCCTTCGCGCGCACACTCCGGCGCGTCGCCAACGAGTTCCAGGATCCGCCGCGTTTTCTTGTCGGCGAGGTCTTCGGGCAGCCGAGCACGCTGCGCCGGTATTGCGAGGGGGGTGTCGGGGGGGTAGCTCCGCTAGCCGGAGCGGACCCCCCGACCGTCGACAGCGGCGACGGCCTTCATAGCGTCTTTTTGTTCAAGGCCATGCGCGCGCCGTTCACGGCGGCGGGGTTTCGCGAGCTCGTGCTCGAATTCGAGCGCGAGATGCCGGCGCCGCTCGTGCCCACGTGGGTCTTCGGCAACCACGATCGCTCCCGGCGCGGCGAGCGGCTCGGCTACCACCCCGAGCGCGAGAAGCTCAGCGCCGCCGTGCAGCTCACGGCCCGCGGCATTCCGTTCGTCTATTACGGCGAGGAAATTGGCATGCGGGACCTCAATTTACCGCTTGCCACCGCGAAGGACCCGCTCGCGCGGATGTACCGGTTCCTCCCCGATATCGTGGCGCGAAAGCTCCACGCGGCGGGCGTCCTCCTGAACCGCGACGCCTGCCGCACGCCGATGCAATGGTCCGCCGCGCCGAACGCGGGTTTTACGGTCCCCGGCGTCGCGCCCTGGCTGCCGGTGCACCCAGCGTCGGAGACCATCAACGTCGAGGCGGAGGAGCGTGATCCCGCCTCGATCCTGCATTGCTACAAGCGCCTGCTCCGGCTCCGCAAAGAACACCCGGCGCTCCAGGCCGGCTCGCTCGAGCTCTACCCCGAGCACGTGCTCCCGCCCGAGGTCCTCGCTTATCGCCGCACGTTCGGCGACGACGTCGTCGACGTGCTCCTCCATTTCGACGACGCCACGAGGCGCGTGCGGATCCCAGGGGATTGTCACGTCCCGTTGGTTTCCAGCTACCCCGCGCCGCTCCCGATTCGTGAGGGCGAGGCCGTGCTACGTCCTTATGAGGCGCTCATGCTCGGTCGATGA